A genomic stretch from Limnohabitans sp. includes:
- a CDS encoding nuclease-related domain-containing protein encodes MTGEKIQTKGAAGAGPSAPIFCGAMASAAHYRALAGISVVPRMQIEEAIAQDRIRWRRRWYLYPFGYGLVVEMFWTQIRRIAARNLFWAWEAHARTWLSRWGAEIETITSRGAAAEAVVHTWIDTICRVKAQGHMQSWMPAWSGIKSIVLPPSEINDTSQEIDNLLVTQHGIYVIEVKGWRKIGADGLGEAKTGESLGSPVAQCSKKVEHIKSIVGYGVPVRVLAVLPYAKESDAAFELDSRIVFSVDQLGIVLRTAHQQMVKTGAHRLDVAALSQKIMSRLDTRDDAKVRHMLWLSEHHPSPDTLRVKEIVAMDAALRSEMSAPFTFEDRPRRPLGVVLATLVSLLLYVGMTDPLAYERHGIQFPKVERSLASQAAQPRPAAKTPGKKDAHETSTSKQPQAK; translated from the coding sequence ATGACCGGAGAGAAAATTCAAACCAAAGGGGCTGCAGGAGCTGGCCCAAGTGCGCCGATATTTTGCGGCGCGATGGCATCGGCCGCCCATTACAGGGCACTCGCCGGCATTAGCGTGGTTCCAAGAATGCAGATCGAAGAAGCCATAGCGCAAGACCGCATACGTTGGCGCAGGCGGTGGTATCTCTACCCATTTGGCTATGGGCTGGTCGTAGAGATGTTCTGGACGCAAATTCGACGAATAGCCGCTCGCAACCTATTTTGGGCATGGGAGGCCCACGCAAGGACATGGCTTTCTCGCTGGGGCGCAGAGATCGAGACCATCACGAGCCGCGGTGCAGCAGCCGAGGCGGTGGTTCATACGTGGATCGACACGATTTGCAGGGTAAAGGCTCAAGGCCACATGCAAAGCTGGATGCCAGCCTGGAGTGGCATCAAGAGTATTGTCCTGCCCCCAAGCGAAATCAATGACACCAGTCAAGAGATCGATAACCTGTTGGTCACACAGCACGGCATCTACGTCATTGAGGTCAAGGGTTGGAGAAAGATCGGTGCGGACGGTCTTGGTGAAGCCAAAACCGGCGAGTCACTTGGCTCACCCGTGGCGCAATGCTCGAAGAAAGTCGAGCACATCAAGTCCATTGTTGGTTACGGCGTTCCTGTGCGTGTGCTGGCGGTGCTGCCTTATGCCAAGGAAAGCGATGCTGCGTTTGAGTTGGACTCGCGAATCGTTTTTTCTGTCGACCAACTGGGTATCGTTCTTCGCACTGCACACCAGCAGATGGTCAAAACCGGCGCTCACCGCTTGGACGTTGCCGCCTTGAGCCAGAAAATAATGTCCAGACTCGACACCCGTGACGATGCCAAGGTACGTCATATGCTCTGGTTATCTGAGCATCACCCAAGCCCGGACACTCTTCGAGTGAAAGAAATCGTGGCGATGGATGCGGCCCTACGATCTGAAATGAGCGCCCCTTTTACGTTTGAGGACCGCCCTAGAAGGCCGCTTGGGGTGGTGCTGGCCACCCTTGTGAGTTTGTTGCTTTATGTGGGCATGACTGACCCTTTGGCATACGAGCGCCACGGCATACAATTTCCGAAGGTTGAGCGTTCTTTGGCATCGCAAGCGGCTCAACCCAGGCCCGCAGCGAAGACACCAGGAAAAAAGGACGCGCACGAGACATCCACCTCAAAACAACCGCAAGCAAAATAG
- a CDS encoding YqaE/Pmp3 family membrane protein, protein MRLIIAIFLPWLSFFFIGKPIAGVICLILQITLIGWIPAAIWAVYALSQWKTDKKIQEALSNRRTT, encoded by the coding sequence ATGCGACTCATCATTGCCATATTTCTGCCATGGCTCTCATTCTTTTTTATTGGCAAACCGATTGCAGGCGTCATCTGCTTGATCTTGCAAATCACGTTAATTGGCTGGATTCCAGCGGCTATCTGGGCTGTCTACGCGCTGTCGCAGTGGAAAACCGATAAGAAAATTCAAGAAGCTTTGAGCAATAGGCGGACTACTTGA
- a CDS encoding DNA cytosine methyltransferase: protein MTYKHASFFSGIGGFDIGFEAAGIQSVSQCEVDPFCLQVLRKQFPNVPKFQDIRTLDPLAIPVADVWSGGFPCQDVSLARMGPRPGLAGKRTGLFYDFARLLEQHSPRVVLLENVAGLLSSHEGRDFAVVTRTLAELGYSVGWRVLNSQHFGVPQSRQRVFIIGCHRDRSGPLQILFEPNGGTGDTEKNRQNGTKPLSPFKEVIRGSGTENPVFQKIAYCLYATSARHTGTDWSRTYVSYPDQGEVRRLTPVECEGIMGFPTGWTQLDEVNHEEDVDSPRYHALGNAVTPPVVATLALRIRDYLHSSPVLHEEPK, encoded by the coding sequence GTGACGTACAAACATGCATCTTTTTTCAGCGGAATCGGAGGCTTTGACATTGGGTTTGAGGCTGCAGGAATCCAATCAGTCAGCCAATGTGAAGTTGACCCTTTTTGTTTGCAGGTTCTAAGAAAGCAGTTTCCCAATGTCCCTAAATTCCAAGACATCAGAACTCTCGACCCGCTTGCAATCCCTGTTGCCGATGTCTGGAGTGGAGGATTCCCATGCCAAGACGTTTCGCTCGCAAGAATGGGACCACGACCAGGACTTGCTGGAAAAAGAACTGGTCTCTTTTACGATTTTGCTCGACTGCTTGAGCAGCACAGCCCCAGAGTTGTTCTCCTCGAAAACGTTGCAGGGCTTCTCAGCTCACATGAAGGAAGAGACTTTGCCGTCGTTACCCGCACGCTGGCCGAGCTCGGGTATTCTGTCGGATGGCGTGTACTTAACAGCCAACACTTCGGAGTACCTCAATCAAGGCAGCGAGTGTTCATTATTGGGTGTCATCGAGACCGGTCGGGTCCACTCCAGATACTTTTTGAACCCAACGGCGGCACAGGGGATACTGAGAAGAACAGACAGAATGGGACGAAACCTCTTTCCCCCTTTAAGGAAGTCATTAGAGGGTCTGGCACAGAAAACCCAGTCTTCCAAAAAATAGCGTATTGCCTGTACGCAACGTCAGCTAGACATACTGGTACCGACTGGAGCAGAACGTATGTTAGCTACCCTGATCAAGGAGAGGTACGTCGACTCACACCTGTTGAGTGTGAAGGGATCATGGGGTTCCCAACTGGATGGACACAACTTGACGAAGTCAATCACGAAGAAGATGTCGACTCACCGCGATACCATGCCCTTGGTAATGCTGTAACACCTCCTGTTGTCGCGACACTTGCTTTACGGATACGAGACTATCTCCATAGTTCTCCCGTCTTGCACGAGGAACCTAAGTAA
- a CDS encoding HNH endonuclease, with product MQIRLRPSGGRGEYELAGSHGAVRGADLYGLDLVFEFGLDLRIPLYAIADVHDGKPRIRLSDPHSSSHAAKVIAALLLLPQPIREIRQTSGTDTDVDFGRCAYSSIVVDVVYKDTSKAILRPRTIVALNGLGAKETIDVLNRFEFIKSIWARNDFDSTELLDAIANHQSVASAASIDHRTLIKAAEKVLVLPSALTLLNPRITLPPSEEAGLITPSSLNEDDPTSPIEVNREIRKKLAWRVERGAEGLQFRRAINGAYGYRCAFTGARLPPLDKGFQPGVDAAHIYPWSRNGTNDVTNGISLSKQMHWAFDEGILRLQYASIEDSTLLIDVPADIEKMVEIKGFDLDAFKAVCGPIPEQHLPINRNQWPSRKSLDLYNELMFPLL from the coding sequence ATGCAGATTCGCTTACGTCCCAGTGGTGGTCGCGGCGAATATGAACTTGCAGGTTCACATGGTGCTGTCCGTGGAGCTGACCTTTATGGTCTGGACTTGGTATTCGAATTCGGCCTTGACTTAAGGATTCCACTTTACGCAATCGCTGATGTTCATGATGGCAAACCCAGAATTCGCTTGAGCGATCCACATTCATCATCACACGCGGCAAAAGTGATTGCCGCATTGCTCTTGCTTCCACAACCGATTCGTGAAATTCGTCAAACGAGCGGTACCGATACAGATGTGGACTTTGGACGATGTGCATACTCCTCGATAGTTGTTGATGTCGTTTACAAAGACACAAGCAAAGCCATCCTCCGGCCTAGAACAATTGTTGCGCTTAATGGACTTGGAGCAAAAGAGACGATTGATGTCTTGAATCGATTTGAATTCATCAAATCGATATGGGCAAGAAATGACTTTGACTCTACCGAATTGTTAGATGCAATTGCCAATCATCAATCGGTGGCAAGTGCTGCTTCCATTGATCATCGAACCCTAATAAAAGCGGCAGAGAAAGTGTTGGTCTTACCTAGTGCTTTAACTTTGTTGAATCCAAGGATAACTTTGCCGCCAAGCGAAGAAGCAGGTCTTATCACGCCATCATCCCTAAACGAGGACGACCCAACCAGCCCAATCGAGGTGAATCGAGAAATTCGGAAAAAGCTAGCATGGCGTGTTGAGCGCGGGGCAGAAGGACTGCAATTCAGGAGGGCGATCAATGGTGCCTATGGCTATAGGTGTGCATTCACCGGAGCGCGTCTCCCACCGTTGGATAAAGGTTTCCAGCCTGGTGTTGATGCGGCGCATATCTACCCATGGTCGCGTAACGGTACCAATGATGTAACTAACGGAATTAGTCTGAGCAAGCAAATGCATTGGGCTTTTGACGAAGGTATTTTGCGGCTTCAATATGCATCCATAGAGGACTCGACTTTACTAATTGATGTGCCTGCTGACATTGAAAAAATGGTCGAAATTAAAGGTTTCGATTTGGACGCATTTAAAGCAGTCTGCGGACCAATACCCGAGCAACACCTGCCAATCAATCGCAATCAATGGCCGAGTAGAAAGTCTTTAGACCTATACAACGAACTGATGTTTCCATTGCTATAA